A genomic window from Rattus norvegicus strain BN/NHsdMcwi chromosome 9, GRCr8, whole genome shotgun sequence includes:
- the Slc25a27 gene encoding mitochondrial uncoupling protein 4 isoform X4 has translation MPFPEEESLQPLTQRWPRTSKFLLSGCAATVAELATFPLDLTKTRLQMQGEAALAKLGDGAMESAPYRGMMRTALGIVQEEGFLKLWQGVTPAIYRHVVYSGGRMVTYEHLREVVFGKSEDEHYPLWKSVIGGMMAGVIGQFLANPTDLVKVQMQMEGKRRLEGKPLRFRGVHHAFAKILAEGGIRGLWAGWIPNIQRAALVNMGDLTTYDTVKHYLVLNTALEDNIATHGLSSLCSGLVASILGTPADVIKSRIMNQPRDKQGRGLLYKSSTDCVIQAVQGEGFLSLYKGFLPSWLRMRLRFAGGNTLSLSGNRSSL, from the exons ATGCCTTTCCCTGAGGAGGAGTCGCTACAGCCACTCACGCAGAGATGGCCCCGGACCAGCAAGTTCCTACTGTCCGGCTGCGCCGCAACCGTGGCCGAGCTAG CAACCTTTCCCCTCGATCTCACAAAAACCCGACTCCAGATGCAAGGAGAAGCTGCCCTTGCTAAGCTGGGAGATGGTGCGATGGAATCCGCCCCTTACAGGGGCATGATGCGCACGGCCCTGGGGATTGTCCAGGAGGAAGGCTTCCTAAAGTTGTGGCAAGGAGTGACGCCCGCCATTTACAGACACGTAG TGTACTCTGGAGGTCGGATGGTCACCTACGAACATCTCCGGGAAGTTGTGTTTGGCAAAAGTGAAGATGAACATTATCCCCTCTG GAAGTCCGTCATTGGAGGGATGATGGCTGGCGTCATCGGACAGTTTTTAGCCAACCCCACTGACCTCGTGAAGGTCCAGATGCAAATGGAAGGGAAACGTAGACTGGAAGGGAAACCCTTGAG ATTCCGGGGAGTACATCACGCGTTTGCAAAAATCTTAGCTGAAGGAGGAATCCGTGGGCTTTGGGCAGGCTGGATACCCAATATTCAGAGAGCAGCACTTGTGAACATGGGAG ATTTAACCACTTACGACACAGTGAAGCACTACCTGGTATTGAACACAGCACTTGAAGACAATATCGCCACTCACGGCTTATCCAG TTTGTGTTCTGGACTGGTGGCTTCTATTCTGGGAACACCAGCCGATGTCATCAAAAGCCGAATAATGAACCAACCTCGAGACAAACAAGGAAG agGGCTTTTGTATAAGTCATCAACTGACTGCGTGATCCAGGCTGTTCAAGGAGAAGGCTTCCTGAGCCTGTATAAAGGCTTTCTACCCTCCTGGCTGAGAATG
- the Slc25a27 gene encoding mitochondrial uncoupling protein 4 isoform X1: protein MPFPEEESLQPLTQRWPRTSKFLLSGCAATVAELATFPLDLTKTRLQMQGEAALAKLGDGAMESAPYRGMMRTALGIVQEEGFLKLWQGVTPAIYRHVVYSGGRMVTYEHLREVVFGKSEDEHYPLWKSVIGGMMAGVIGQFLANPTDLVKVQMQMEGKRRLEGKPLRFRGVHHAFAKILAEGGIRGLWAGWIPNIQRAALVNMGDLTTYDTVKHYLVLNTALEDNIATHGLSSLCSGLVASILGTPADVIKSRIMNQPRDKQGRGLLYKSSTDCVIQAVQGEGFLSLYKGFLPSWLRMVKTGRFCFFLCFLYISLTCTLQVFFILLSDVWPHERPIHLPFKNLYCRGFFFFQPFLRIMFPFLTD, encoded by the exons ATGCCTTTCCCTGAGGAGGAGTCGCTACAGCCACTCACGCAGAGATGGCCCCGGACCAGCAAGTTCCTACTGTCCGGCTGCGCCGCAACCGTGGCCGAGCTAG CAACCTTTCCCCTCGATCTCACAAAAACCCGACTCCAGATGCAAGGAGAAGCTGCCCTTGCTAAGCTGGGAGATGGTGCGATGGAATCCGCCCCTTACAGGGGCATGATGCGCACGGCCCTGGGGATTGTCCAGGAGGAAGGCTTCCTAAAGTTGTGGCAAGGAGTGACGCCCGCCATTTACAGACACGTAG TGTACTCTGGAGGTCGGATGGTCACCTACGAACATCTCCGGGAAGTTGTGTTTGGCAAAAGTGAAGATGAACATTATCCCCTCTG GAAGTCCGTCATTGGAGGGATGATGGCTGGCGTCATCGGACAGTTTTTAGCCAACCCCACTGACCTCGTGAAGGTCCAGATGCAAATGGAAGGGAAACGTAGACTGGAAGGGAAACCCTTGAG ATTCCGGGGAGTACATCACGCGTTTGCAAAAATCTTAGCTGAAGGAGGAATCCGTGGGCTTTGGGCAGGCTGGATACCCAATATTCAGAGAGCAGCACTTGTGAACATGGGAG ATTTAACCACTTACGACACAGTGAAGCACTACCTGGTATTGAACACAGCACTTGAAGACAATATCGCCACTCACGGCTTATCCAG TTTGTGTTCTGGACTGGTGGCTTCTATTCTGGGAACACCAGCCGATGTCATCAAAAGCCGAATAATGAACCAACCTCGAGACAAACAAGGAAG agGGCTTTTGTATAAGTCATCAACTGACTGCGTGATCCAGGCTGTTCAAGGAGAAGGCTTCCTGAGCCTGTATAAAGGCTTTCTACCCTCCTGGCTGAGAATGGTAAAGACGGGGAggttctgtttcttcctttgttttctttatatttcacttACTTGTACTTTGCAGGTATTTTTCATCCTCCTCTCTGATGTGTGGCCACACGAGAGGCCCATCCaccttccttttaaaaatctttactgtaggggtttctttttctttcaacccTTTCTTAGAATCATGTTTCCTTTCTTGACAGACTAA
- the Slc25a27 gene encoding mitochondrial uncoupling protein 4, with protein MPFPEEESLQPLTQRWPRTSKFLLSGCAATVAELATFPLDLTKTRLQMQGEAALAKLGDGAMESAPYRGMMRTALGIVQEEGFLKLWQGVTPAIYRHVVYSGGRMVTYEHLREVVFGKSEDEHYPLWKSVIGGMMAGVIGQFLANPTDLVKVQMQMEGKRRLEGKPLRFRGVHHAFAKILAEGGIRGLWAGWIPNIQRAALVNMGDLTTYDTVKHYLVLNTALEDNIATHGLSSLCSGLVASILGTPADVIKSRIMNQPRDKQGRGLLYKSSTDCVIQAVQGEGFLSLYKGFLPSWLRMTPWSMVFWLTYEKIRQLSGVSPF; from the exons ATGCCTTTCCCTGAGGAGGAGTCGCTACAGCCACTCACGCAGAGATGGCCCCGGACCAGCAAGTTCCTACTGTCCGGCTGCGCCGCAACCGTGGCCGAGCTAG CAACCTTTCCCCTCGATCTCACAAAAACCCGACTCCAGATGCAAGGAGAAGCTGCCCTTGCTAAGCTGGGAGATGGTGCGATGGAATCCGCCCCTTACAGGGGCATGATGCGCACGGCCCTGGGGATTGTCCAGGAGGAAGGCTTCCTAAAGTTGTGGCAAGGAGTGACGCCCGCCATTTACAGACACGTAG TGTACTCTGGAGGTCGGATGGTCACCTACGAACATCTCCGGGAAGTTGTGTTTGGCAAAAGTGAAGATGAACATTATCCCCTCTG GAAGTCCGTCATTGGAGGGATGATGGCTGGCGTCATCGGACAGTTTTTAGCCAACCCCACTGACCTCGTGAAGGTCCAGATGCAAATGGAAGGGAAACGTAGACTGGAAGGGAAACCCTTGAG ATTCCGGGGAGTACATCACGCGTTTGCAAAAATCTTAGCTGAAGGAGGAATCCGTGGGCTTTGGGCAGGCTGGATACCCAATATTCAGAGAGCAGCACTTGTGAACATGGGAG ATTTAACCACTTACGACACAGTGAAGCACTACCTGGTATTGAACACAGCACTTGAAGACAATATCGCCACTCACGGCTTATCCAG TTTGTGTTCTGGACTGGTGGCTTCTATTCTGGGAACACCAGCCGATGTCATCAAAAGCCGAATAATGAACCAACCTCGAGACAAACAAGGAAG agGGCTTTTGTATAAGTCATCAACTGACTGCGTGATCCAGGCTGTTCAAGGAGAAGGCTTCCTGAGCCTGTATAAAGGCTTTCTACCCTCCTGGCTGAGAATG
- the Slc25a27 gene encoding mitochondrial uncoupling protein 4 isoform X8, whose translation MAPDQQVPTVRLRRNRGRASCCLLQRSYFCVSQEHHRKKNKQTRDICLTTFPLDLTKTRLQMQGEAALAKLGDGAMESAPYRGMMRTALGIVQEEGFLKLWQGVTPAIYRHVVYSGGRMVTYEHLREVVFGKSEDEHYPLWKSVIGGMMAGVIGQFLANPTDLVKVQMQMEGKRRLEGKPLRFRGVHHAFAKILAEGGIRGLWAGWIPNIQRAALVNMGDLTTYDTVKHYLVLNTALEDNIATHGLSSLCSGLVASILGTPADVIKSRIMNQPRDKQGRGLLYKSSTDCVIQAVQGEGFLSLYKGFLPSWLRMTPWSMVFWLTYEKIRQLSGVSPF comes from the exons ATGGCCCCGGACCAGCAAGTTCCTACTGTCCGGCTGCGCCGCAACCGTGGCCGAGCTAG CTGCTGCCTGTTGCAGAGAAGCTATTTCTGTGTGTCACAAGAacatcatagaaaaaaaaacaaacaaacaa gggataTTTGCCTCA CAACCTTTCCCCTCGATCTCACAAAAACCCGACTCCAGATGCAAGGAGAAGCTGCCCTTGCTAAGCTGGGAGATGGTGCGATGGAATCCGCCCCTTACAGGGGCATGATGCGCACGGCCCTGGGGATTGTCCAGGAGGAAGGCTTCCTAAAGTTGTGGCAAGGAGTGACGCCCGCCATTTACAGACACGTAG TGTACTCTGGAGGTCGGATGGTCACCTACGAACATCTCCGGGAAGTTGTGTTTGGCAAAAGTGAAGATGAACATTATCCCCTCTG GAAGTCCGTCATTGGAGGGATGATGGCTGGCGTCATCGGACAGTTTTTAGCCAACCCCACTGACCTCGTGAAGGTCCAGATGCAAATGGAAGGGAAACGTAGACTGGAAGGGAAACCCTTGAG ATTCCGGGGAGTACATCACGCGTTTGCAAAAATCTTAGCTGAAGGAGGAATCCGTGGGCTTTGGGCAGGCTGGATACCCAATATTCAGAGAGCAGCACTTGTGAACATGGGAG ATTTAACCACTTACGACACAGTGAAGCACTACCTGGTATTGAACACAGCACTTGAAGACAATATCGCCACTCACGGCTTATCCAG TTTGTGTTCTGGACTGGTGGCTTCTATTCTGGGAACACCAGCCGATGTCATCAAAAGCCGAATAATGAACCAACCTCGAGACAAACAAGGAAG agGGCTTTTGTATAAGTCATCAACTGACTGCGTGATCCAGGCTGTTCAAGGAGAAGGCTTCCTGAGCCTGTATAAAGGCTTTCTACCCTCCTGGCTGAGAATG
- the Slc25a27 gene encoding mitochondrial uncoupling protein 4 isoform X3 has protein sequence MAGADATFPLDLTKTRLQMQGEAALAKLGDGAMESAPYRGMMRTALGIVQEEGFLKLWQGVTPAIYRHVVYSGGRMVTYEHLREVVFGKSEDEHYPLWKSVIGGMMAGVIGQFLANPTDLVKVQMQMEGKRRLEGKPLRFRGVHHAFAKILAEGGIRGLWAGWIPNIQRAALVNMGDLTTYDTVKHYLVLNTALEDNIATHGLSSLCSGLVASILGTPADVIKSRIMNQPRDKQGRGLLYKSSTDCVIQAVQGEGFLSLYKGFLPSWLRMVKTGRFCFFLCFLYISLTCTLQVFFILLSDVWPHERPIHLPFKNLYCRGFFFFQPFLRIMFPFLTD, from the exons ATGGCTGGAGCAGATg CAACCTTTCCCCTCGATCTCACAAAAACCCGACTCCAGATGCAAGGAGAAGCTGCCCTTGCTAAGCTGGGAGATGGTGCGATGGAATCCGCCCCTTACAGGGGCATGATGCGCACGGCCCTGGGGATTGTCCAGGAGGAAGGCTTCCTAAAGTTGTGGCAAGGAGTGACGCCCGCCATTTACAGACACGTAG TGTACTCTGGAGGTCGGATGGTCACCTACGAACATCTCCGGGAAGTTGTGTTTGGCAAAAGTGAAGATGAACATTATCCCCTCTG GAAGTCCGTCATTGGAGGGATGATGGCTGGCGTCATCGGACAGTTTTTAGCCAACCCCACTGACCTCGTGAAGGTCCAGATGCAAATGGAAGGGAAACGTAGACTGGAAGGGAAACCCTTGAG ATTCCGGGGAGTACATCACGCGTTTGCAAAAATCTTAGCTGAAGGAGGAATCCGTGGGCTTTGGGCAGGCTGGATACCCAATATTCAGAGAGCAGCACTTGTGAACATGGGAG ATTTAACCACTTACGACACAGTGAAGCACTACCTGGTATTGAACACAGCACTTGAAGACAATATCGCCACTCACGGCTTATCCAG TTTGTGTTCTGGACTGGTGGCTTCTATTCTGGGAACACCAGCCGATGTCATCAAAAGCCGAATAATGAACCAACCTCGAGACAAACAAGGAAG agGGCTTTTGTATAAGTCATCAACTGACTGCGTGATCCAGGCTGTTCAAGGAGAAGGCTTCCTGAGCCTGTATAAAGGCTTTCTACCCTCCTGGCTGAGAATGGTAAAGACGGGGAggttctgtttcttcctttgttttctttatatttcacttACTTGTACTTTGCAGGTATTTTTCATCCTCCTCTCTGATGTGTGGCCACACGAGAGGCCCATCCaccttccttttaaaaatctttactgtaggggtttctttttctttcaacccTTTCTTAGAATCATGTTTCCTTTCTTGACAGACTAA
- the Slc25a27 gene encoding mitochondrial uncoupling protein 4 isoform X6 produces the protein MQGEAALAKLGDGAMESAPYRGMMRTALGIVQEEGFLKLWQGVTPAIYRHVVYSGGRMVTYEHLREVVFGKSEDEHYPLWKSVIGGMMAGVIGQFLANPTDLVKVQMQMEGKRRLEGKPLRFRGVHHAFAKILAEGGIRGLWAGWIPNIQRAALVNMGDLTTYDTVKHYLVLNTALEDNIATHGLSSLCSGLVASILGTPADVIKSRIMNQPRDKQGRGLLYKSSTDCVIQAVQGEGFLSLYKGFLPSWLRMTPWSMVFWLTYEKIRQLSGVSPF, from the exons ATGCAAGGAGAAGCTGCCCTTGCTAAGCTGGGAGATGGTGCGATGGAATCCGCCCCTTACAGGGGCATGATGCGCACGGCCCTGGGGATTGTCCAGGAGGAAGGCTTCCTAAAGTTGTGGCAAGGAGTGACGCCCGCCATTTACAGACACGTAG TGTACTCTGGAGGTCGGATGGTCACCTACGAACATCTCCGGGAAGTTGTGTTTGGCAAAAGTGAAGATGAACATTATCCCCTCTG GAAGTCCGTCATTGGAGGGATGATGGCTGGCGTCATCGGACAGTTTTTAGCCAACCCCACTGACCTCGTGAAGGTCCAGATGCAAATGGAAGGGAAACGTAGACTGGAAGGGAAACCCTTGAG ATTCCGGGGAGTACATCACGCGTTTGCAAAAATCTTAGCTGAAGGAGGAATCCGTGGGCTTTGGGCAGGCTGGATACCCAATATTCAGAGAGCAGCACTTGTGAACATGGGAG ATTTAACCACTTACGACACAGTGAAGCACTACCTGGTATTGAACACAGCACTTGAAGACAATATCGCCACTCACGGCTTATCCAG TTTGTGTTCTGGACTGGTGGCTTCTATTCTGGGAACACCAGCCGATGTCATCAAAAGCCGAATAATGAACCAACCTCGAGACAAACAAGGAAG agGGCTTTTGTATAAGTCATCAACTGACTGCGTGATCCAGGCTGTTCAAGGAGAAGGCTTCCTGAGCCTGTATAAAGGCTTTCTACCCTCCTGGCTGAGAATG
- the Slc25a27 gene encoding mitochondrial uncoupling protein 4 isoform X5 — MQGEAALAKLGDGAMESAPYRGMMRTALGIVQEEGFLKLWQGVTPAIYRHVVYSGGRMVTYEHLREVVFGKSEDEHYPLWKSVIGGMMAGVIGQFLANPTDLVKVQMQMEGKRRLEGKPLRFRGVHHAFAKILAEGGIRGLWAGWIPNIQRAALVNMGDLTTYDTVKHYLVLNTALEDNIATHGLSSLCSGLVASILGTPADVIKSRIMNQPRDKQGRGLLYKSSTDCVIQAVQGEGFLSLYKGFLPSWLRMVKTGRFCFFLCFLYISLTCTLQVFFILLSDVWPHERPIHLPFKNLYCRGFFFFQPFLRIMFPFLTD, encoded by the exons ATGCAAGGAGAAGCTGCCCTTGCTAAGCTGGGAGATGGTGCGATGGAATCCGCCCCTTACAGGGGCATGATGCGCACGGCCCTGGGGATTGTCCAGGAGGAAGGCTTCCTAAAGTTGTGGCAAGGAGTGACGCCCGCCATTTACAGACACGTAG TGTACTCTGGAGGTCGGATGGTCACCTACGAACATCTCCGGGAAGTTGTGTTTGGCAAAAGTGAAGATGAACATTATCCCCTCTG GAAGTCCGTCATTGGAGGGATGATGGCTGGCGTCATCGGACAGTTTTTAGCCAACCCCACTGACCTCGTGAAGGTCCAGATGCAAATGGAAGGGAAACGTAGACTGGAAGGGAAACCCTTGAG ATTCCGGGGAGTACATCACGCGTTTGCAAAAATCTTAGCTGAAGGAGGAATCCGTGGGCTTTGGGCAGGCTGGATACCCAATATTCAGAGAGCAGCACTTGTGAACATGGGAG ATTTAACCACTTACGACACAGTGAAGCACTACCTGGTATTGAACACAGCACTTGAAGACAATATCGCCACTCACGGCTTATCCAG TTTGTGTTCTGGACTGGTGGCTTCTATTCTGGGAACACCAGCCGATGTCATCAAAAGCCGAATAATGAACCAACCTCGAGACAAACAAGGAAG agGGCTTTTGTATAAGTCATCAACTGACTGCGTGATCCAGGCTGTTCAAGGAGAAGGCTTCCTGAGCCTGTATAAAGGCTTTCTACCCTCCTGGCTGAGAATGGTAAAGACGGGGAggttctgtttcttcctttgttttctttatatttcacttACTTGTACTTTGCAGGTATTTTTCATCCTCCTCTCTGATGTGTGGCCACACGAGAGGCCCATCCaccttccttttaaaaatctttactgtaggggtttctttttctttcaacccTTTCTTAGAATCATGTTTCCTTTCTTGACAGACTAA
- the Slc25a27 gene encoding mitochondrial uncoupling protein 4 isoform X7, with the protein MVTYEHLREVVFGKSEDEHYPLWKSVIGGMMAGVIGQFLANPTDLVKVQMQMEGKRRLEGKPLRFRGVHHAFAKILAEGGIRGLWAGWIPNIQRAALVNMGDLTTYDTVKHYLVLNTALEDNIATHGLSSLCSGLVASILGTPADVIKSRIMNQPRDKQGRGLLYKSSTDCVIQAVQGEGFLSLYKGFLPSWLRMVKTGRFCFFLCFLYISLTCTLQVFFILLSDVWPHERPIHLPFKNLYCRGFFFFQPFLRIMFPFLTD; encoded by the exons ATGGTCACCTACGAACATCTCCGGGAAGTTGTGTTTGGCAAAAGTGAAGATGAACATTATCCCCTCTG GAAGTCCGTCATTGGAGGGATGATGGCTGGCGTCATCGGACAGTTTTTAGCCAACCCCACTGACCTCGTGAAGGTCCAGATGCAAATGGAAGGGAAACGTAGACTGGAAGGGAAACCCTTGAG ATTCCGGGGAGTACATCACGCGTTTGCAAAAATCTTAGCTGAAGGAGGAATCCGTGGGCTTTGGGCAGGCTGGATACCCAATATTCAGAGAGCAGCACTTGTGAACATGGGAG ATTTAACCACTTACGACACAGTGAAGCACTACCTGGTATTGAACACAGCACTTGAAGACAATATCGCCACTCACGGCTTATCCAG TTTGTGTTCTGGACTGGTGGCTTCTATTCTGGGAACACCAGCCGATGTCATCAAAAGCCGAATAATGAACCAACCTCGAGACAAACAAGGAAG agGGCTTTTGTATAAGTCATCAACTGACTGCGTGATCCAGGCTGTTCAAGGAGAAGGCTTCCTGAGCCTGTATAAAGGCTTTCTACCCTCCTGGCTGAGAATGGTAAAGACGGGGAggttctgtttcttcctttgttttctttatatttcacttACTTGTACTTTGCAGGTATTTTTCATCCTCCTCTCTGATGTGTGGCCACACGAGAGGCCCATCCaccttccttttaaaaatctttactgtaggggtttctttttctttcaacccTTTCTTAGAATCATGTTTCCTTTCTTGACAGACTAA